One genomic region from Clostridium saccharobutylicum DSM 13864 encodes:
- a CDS encoding cell division protein FtsQ/DivIB: MVKSSNKLILKARRKKRIRRVIWIFVILIIAGIVFVTKSNFFVIKKVAILGNPIMSGEDIKKKTENLIGQNLFFINKSNILNEAKKNPYIDSVEISKVYPKQVNIKIAEKQGVYCTEKDGQYYVFSNKGVLLEKTNNIENRNLINIKGINLSDGELGQEIVDNDRILSFLEVFKKIVDINPTNYNIESIDLSDLMNIRVYIGDIEGRIGNDENIPNKMNKLLHIIESPEIGIKSGYVDVGFDGSPIYYSK; the protein is encoded by the coding sequence ATGGTAAAATCAAGTAACAAACTTATTTTAAAAGCACGACGAAAAAAACGAATAAGAAGAGTAATATGGATATTTGTTATATTAATAATTGCTGGTATAGTTTTTGTAACTAAATCAAATTTTTTTGTTATTAAAAAAGTAGCTATTTTAGGAAATCCAATTATGAGTGGTGAAGACATAAAAAAGAAAACAGAAAATTTAATTGGACAAAATCTCTTTTTTATTAATAAAAGTAATATATTAAATGAAGCTAAGAAAAATCCTTATATTGATAGCGTTGAGATTAGCAAAGTATATCCAAAGCAGGTTAATATAAAAATTGCTGAAAAACAGGGAGTATATTGTACCGAAAAAGATGGACAGTATTATGTTTTTAGTAATAAAGGAGTATTGTTAGAAAAAACTAATAATATTGAAAATAGAAATTTAATTAACATAAAGGGAATAAATCTATCAGATGGGGAACTAGGACAAGAAATTGTAGATAATGATAGAATTCTAAGCTTTTTAGAAGTATTTAAAAAGATTGTAGATATAAATCCAACTAATTATAATATAGAATCAATTGATCTTAGTGATTTAATGAATATAAGAGTATATATTGGGGATATAGAAGGCAGAATAGGTAATGATGAAAATATACCCAATAAAATGAATAAGTTATTGCATATAATTGAAAGTCCAGAGATTGGGATTAAAAGCGGATATGTAGACGTGGGGTTTGATGGATCTCCTATATATTACAGTAAGTAG